From a single Pseudomonas sp. A34-9 genomic region:
- a CDS encoding filamentous hemagglutinin N-terminal domain-containing protein, whose amino-acid sequence MDVRQFAFLAFQPSAAVKDRERFLGMPKRGLAFLLANVMFWQPMWAQADGIVVANPNTSLDRAGNGVPIINIATPNASGLSHNQFHDYNVGAQGLILNNGSTQNTITQLGGHIVDNPNLKNSGSAQAILNEVISGNPSQLRGYTEVAGQSARVIVANPYGITCNGCGFINSPRVTLTTGKPVLENGRLDRFQVDQGSVAIEGAGLNATNVDRFEIITRSAKINAQLQAQNLTIVAGRNDVNAQTLNATARAEDGSSKPQLAIDSSALGGMYAGAIKLVGTEAGVGVKLDGKLIASGGDIQLDANGQLSLADTSATGAVNVKAASLDARGPVYAGTALNVQTQGNLTNRQTLAARDSLSLSAGGQLTNAGAIEAGVNTDGSRNANGDLSLTAQDLDNSSKSLTASRNLTVNAASLNNQKGSLSAQNIAITGGLLDNRSGQILGDLGLNIDLSGALDNRDGVLGSGRTVFLKAASLDNREAGALVSDGNLIGRINATLDNRNKGDISAKGAIDLQAGTLLNSDGKVIGKSTLAVRADVAENRGGVIQADQQLTLNVAQLDNREKGVISSKAGLTYVGTRLDNSGGLVSAVGPVNLTATEIQNAAGRIASQGDLLATIGLLQQQGGALVAQGNLSLTGKTLDNRNGGLVGTTKALTLSVDDVDNRSGEISSSLLMNIKGLHLDNSDGGKILSASDLGLSVAKLINQSKGLIAATKGAVTVTGTTLNNSGGNLSSLNGLVITLDDALINSLGVISSDGTLTVNAARIDNSNGSLGSAGSLKLTSTGVLLNQAGSINSDSLLTVNSGSLDNSRKGVIYGQGSSRVETGGFDNSQGGKLSSGAALTLKAGQVNNAAGRIASQQALDVSLTGLDQQGGELFSKTDLTLDLNNGQLNNQNGLINAPGTLLLKNLNGVNNQGGEISSQQAFILAAHDLDNSNGKLLSQQGLTLRIAAALNNLKGVISAASLDSHSASLDNHEGLVSSRGVLLLTTDKTLDNQLGTVIADGQLTVNADEVDNREGNIAGKADASVQAKSVNNQKGQLIATGVLKLQADQLDNRQNGLLGSSQDMTLTVADLDTRGGEISSNGDLRVTGKKLDNSDGGKIFTGKALTLTVDEVLNRTKGLIDAGSQFNLQGRSLVNDGGELLSQQGMLLNLSGAFDNTSGKVSSEGTLTVNNAKLTNVKGSLSSAADLMLNSDASIDNQGGEIVTDGALLLNSASLDNRQQGKLSGKGAVTVTTGAFDNSNGRLSSADTLNLTAGQVTNSGDGSIGSQNALTASVSGLDQQGGKLFSNTQLSLDLNHGQLSNIGGLINAPGALLLKQLNGVNNQGGTISSAEAFSLIAQSLDNSNGKLLSNQGLTLRIAAALDNVKGMIGAATIDARAASLNNSGGNLVSRGDLGLTVDGLLRNDAKGLLSATQSIEITSAELNNRNSGLINSQGNLTLTATGLDSSDGGEVSAGGDIDLKLTSLTQNGGRLVGDKAVTLDLANGDLDNQRGVLTAQGPLTLKRLRDVNNQGGEISSNLGFELIARAVNNSAGKIISGEKLLLRGTDLLNQKGLISGWQGLTVNANSLDNRNSGTLSSKFADVSVDLKNALLNSDAGALVAQGNLHVKAGSLDNNKGNLSSGAGQVLTLGGALNNSQGLIYSGAALDVVSTAFTNAGGSINVEQAFTATASGLDNNGGQIASNAAITLNLSGDLNNNAGKLASSGAMLIKGVTDLRNQNGQIASQKTLEARTASLDNSNKGTLAANDQLQITAMGAVNNSADGLIYSQKAGVQLNAASLRNGKGSIQSDGALTLEVSGDFDNQSGKVIAQNGNVFVNAANIDNRGGTLSSIKGALEARTVGVLRNGFDLNNNRQGGIIQAQGLTLAALAGLDNNGGRISAQAADLGITTAALDNSNGVLYSKGLLGVTGASLENAGGQIAANRIDFGLSGALRNGTGVIETDSQLSVKAASVDNQNGRLRSLGNTGKTLFQIGGLLDNRNGVLETANTDMTLAVGGLLNAGGQLNHVGRGKFDVSTANVIGAGGSIVTGGLLELNADSWSNSSVIQAGRLSVNVGQFSQTASGKLLASDSLQIRGGNWSNDGLIASDGILDMQIGGTYAGSGRLTSQRGAYLSAAQMNVAAGGSFAVGATSTVNIGGQLSNAGRMTSSEDLTINAGSVANYGTLGAAQNLIINTPSLLNDRGLIFSGNNMTLSVSTLTNQNGDFYGLGDVVIGGYAGAARAAGVYNISGSMESGRGFTLSADVFENRTEGPTASVERKLISGLIAASCGDCVGGTFNNFLATRETYQFFDTDTSASAMFNVGKDFTFQGGTFLNSKSTIAAGGNITITADSLKNIGAKSGTVEVTRQYNFEMGTGTTAQFMANVILPYNQRNNPDFPFVYYVIAPEGLIRKAIAKTVGNGIVIVDAETGENVGSRKYGRAMSGYTAGFETSTPSLYDPNNLMAIPSELAPFEKGVAVEKPVNSTGTTDTTNSRNAVIQAGGNVSITATREVENSVIHQDYSSTGGTNKVADTSVGNSGTVVVHINSQLPPDLAQQQVNPLSLPGFSLPTGENGLFRLSGQGSSGATAGNTGPAPTWTVGSESVNAQDHMVAGSSSGPRNLFIDAPAPVSDSTRAVDTFHRTPSMVQAVASTVDTKVPESSAGTGKPGRGNDIKESIDTRAVTRVTGLPDTTAPSNPHKYLIETNPVLTDLKSFMSSDYLLEKLGYNPDQSAKRLGDGLYEQRLIQQAVTARTGQAFLDGQTSNEGMFKYLMNNAIASKDALNLSVGVGLTSQQVAALTHDIVWLEEHEVNGEKVLVPVVYLAQANGRLGPTGALIAGNDVTLIAGENLDNVGTLKATNNLSATAGKDLVNSGSIEAGNRLDLLATNNIVNKAGGIIAGKDVSLTTRTGDVINERTITSMDDQYGTVTRHQDFADNAAWIEAANDLTVKAAKDINVIGGVMKSGQDMALNAGRDVNVSSVQVNDSASLGWRGAVSSVTQLGADIDAGRDFKADAKRDINVIASEIDAKRDVSIKATDNVVITSAADEEHSRSKNKNMTRQEDHVTQVMSGITAGGDVKLDAGKDLSVISSRVTAGDEAYLVAGDRLELLAAQDTDYSLYDMKKKGSFGKLKMQHDEVTDIKHIGSEIKAGGNLTLSSKGDQLYQVAKLESGNNLTLDSGGAITFQGVKDLHDENHTKTNNSVGWVSSKGRGNTDETLRQTQMIAKGNIVIKAVDGLKIDIKDVNQQSVSQTIDAMVKADPQLAWLKDAEARGDVDWQRVKEIHESFKYENSGLGPAAQIAIAIMMSFVMGPAGLGLVGGGFGGAVATSLATTGVTSTINNKGDLGAAFKETFSAGSLKNAAIAGFTAGMLDYADTNWFAAGGSKTANILTSSNITDVAIRTTGRAIISSGISTTIGGGSFGDNFGAALLGEASSVAMATGFKFVGDQTIKFPEGGVVKVVAHALMGGLLSEVTGGDFATGAAAAGLNEAAMNVLVKFAGGNDQMQVMLSQLTGVLAAAAVDGDSQLGATIAGNATTYNYLYHREVKEMLAEIDSKDTDAEKQAVRDRYEALNKQRELDRDAVCRESIESCRKIANELADDDRKFSDLIKELRTEGKGGEAAWVGDIQAGNLNSTGSMASVVKSLSGGELTRFVADMVKLGIGLIPGNASAKSKEIGTITTRITKNETRLGGQGGEPGIKIVYKDGTEFDMTRTRVKETELNPYVPGKARPIRFEDAVNNKGDKRAPTKEELDWFNSIKWD is encoded by the coding sequence ATGGACGTTCGTCAGTTCGCCTTTCTTGCGTTCCAACCTTCTGCGGCCGTAAAAGACCGTGAGCGCTTTTTGGGCATGCCCAAGCGCGGGTTGGCATTTCTGCTGGCGAACGTCATGTTCTGGCAACCGATGTGGGCGCAGGCCGACGGTATTGTGGTTGCCAACCCCAACACCTCGCTGGATCGCGCCGGCAACGGCGTACCGATCATCAACATCGCCACGCCCAACGCCAGCGGGCTGTCGCATAACCAGTTCCATGATTACAACGTCGGCGCGCAAGGACTGATCCTCAACAACGGCTCGACCCAGAACACGATCACGCAGTTGGGTGGGCACATTGTCGACAACCCGAACCTGAAGAACAGCGGTTCGGCGCAGGCGATTCTCAACGAAGTCATCAGCGGCAACCCGAGTCAGTTGCGTGGTTACACGGAAGTGGCAGGGCAGTCGGCGCGGGTCATCGTCGCCAACCCTTACGGCATTACTTGCAACGGTTGCGGTTTCATCAACTCGCCGCGTGTGACCTTGACCACCGGTAAACCGGTGCTGGAGAACGGCCGGCTGGATCGCTTTCAGGTTGATCAGGGTTCGGTGGCCATCGAGGGCGCGGGACTCAACGCGACCAATGTCGACCGCTTCGAAATCATCACCCGCAGCGCGAAGATCAACGCGCAACTCCAGGCACAAAACCTGACGATTGTCGCCGGTCGCAACGACGTCAATGCACAAACCCTCAACGCCACCGCACGCGCCGAGGACGGCAGCAGCAAACCGCAACTGGCCATCGACTCCTCGGCACTCGGCGGCATGTATGCCGGGGCGATCAAACTGGTCGGTACCGAAGCCGGGGTCGGGGTGAAACTCGACGGCAAACTGATCGCCAGCGGTGGCGATATCCAGCTCGACGCCAACGGCCAGCTGAGTCTGGCCGATACGTCGGCTACAGGCGCGGTCAACGTCAAAGCCGCCAGTCTCGATGCGCGCGGCCCGGTCTACGCCGGCACCGCGCTCAATGTGCAGACCCAAGGCAACCTGACCAACCGCCAAACCCTCGCGGCCCGCGACAGCCTCAGCCTCAGCGCTGGCGGTCAACTGACCAACGCTGGCGCCATCGAAGCGGGCGTCAACACCGACGGCAGCCGCAATGCCAACGGTGATCTGAGCCTGACCGCGCAGGACCTCGACAACAGCAGCAAAAGTCTCACCGCGAGCCGCAACCTGACGGTCAACGCCGCATCTCTGAATAACCAGAAAGGTTCGCTTAGCGCGCAGAACATCGCCATCACCGGCGGCCTGCTCGATAACCGCAGCGGGCAGATTCTCGGTGACCTGGGCCTGAATATCGATCTCAGCGGTGCGCTGGACAACCGCGACGGCGTGCTCGGTTCGGGACGCACAGTATTTTTGAAAGCTGCCAGCCTGGACAACCGTGAAGCCGGTGCACTGGTCAGCGATGGCAACCTGATTGGCCGCATCAACGCCACGCTCGACAACCGCAACAAAGGCGATATCTCGGCCAAAGGCGCCATCGATCTGCAGGCCGGCACGCTGCTGAATAGCGACGGTAAAGTCATCGGCAAAAGCACGCTAGCCGTGCGCGCCGATGTCGCCGAAAACCGGGGCGGGGTGATTCAGGCCGACCAGCAGTTAACCCTGAATGTCGCGCAACTGGATAACCGCGAAAAAGGCGTGATCAGCAGCAAGGCTGGCTTGACCTACGTCGGCACCCGGCTGGATAACAGCGGTGGCCTGGTCAGTGCGGTCGGCCCCGTCAACCTTACCGCTACGGAAATTCAAAACGCGGCCGGACGGATTGCCAGTCAGGGTGATCTGCTGGCAACCATCGGCCTGCTGCAACAACAGGGCGGTGCGCTGGTTGCCCAAGGCAATCTGAGCCTGACTGGCAAGACCCTCGACAACCGTAACGGCGGGCTGGTCGGCACGACAAAAGCGCTGACACTCTCGGTCGACGACGTCGACAATCGCAGCGGCGAAATCTCCAGCAGTCTGCTGATGAACATCAAAGGCTTGCATCTGGATAACAGTGACGGCGGCAAAATCCTTTCCGCCAGCGACCTTGGTCTGAGCGTCGCCAAGCTGATCAACCAGAGCAAAGGTTTAATCGCCGCCACCAAAGGCGCGGTAACGGTTACCGGCACTACGCTGAACAACAGCGGCGGCAATCTCAGCAGCCTCAACGGTCTGGTGATTACCCTTGATGACGCGCTGATCAATTCGCTCGGCGTGATCAGCAGCGACGGCACGCTGACCGTCAACGCCGCACGCATCGACAACAGCAACGGCAGCCTCGGCAGTGCCGGCAGCCTGAAATTGACCAGCACTGGCGTGTTGCTCAATCAGGCCGGTTCGATCAACAGCGACAGCCTGCTGACCGTCAACAGCGGCAGTCTTGATAACAGCCGCAAAGGCGTGATTTACGGCCAAGGCAGCAGCCGGGTCGAGACCGGCGGATTCGACAACAGCCAGGGCGGCAAACTCAGCAGCGGAGCGGCGCTGACGCTCAAGGCAGGGCAGGTCAACAACGCCGCGGGCCGCATCGCCAGTCAGCAGGCGCTGGATGTTTCGCTCACCGGGCTGGATCAACAGGGCGGTGAACTGTTCAGCAAAACTGATCTGACCCTCGATCTGAACAATGGCCAGTTGAACAACCAGAACGGTTTGATCAATGCGCCCGGCACGCTGCTGTTGAAAAACCTCAACGGCGTGAACAACCAGGGCGGGGAAATTTCCAGCCAGCAAGCCTTCATACTCGCCGCGCATGACCTCGACAACAGCAACGGCAAACTGCTCAGTCAACAGGGGCTGACGTTGCGCATTGCGGCGGCATTGAACAACCTCAAAGGCGTCATCTCCGCCGCCTCGCTGGACAGTCACAGCGCCAGCCTCGACAACCACGAAGGCCTTGTCAGCAGTCGCGGCGTTTTGTTGCTCACCACCGACAAGACTCTGGATAACCAACTCGGCACGGTCATCGCTGACGGCCAACTCACTGTCAACGCCGATGAAGTGGACAACCGTGAAGGCAATATCGCCGGCAAGGCCGATGCCAGCGTGCAGGCAAAATCCGTCAACAACCAGAAAGGTCAGTTGATCGCCACCGGCGTCCTCAAACTGCAGGCCGATCAACTCGATAACCGGCAGAACGGTCTGCTGGGGTCGAGCCAAGACATGACCCTGACCGTCGCCGATCTGGACACCCGTGGTGGCGAGATCAGCAGCAACGGCGATTTGCGCGTTACCGGTAAAAAACTCGATAACAGCGATGGCGGCAAAATCTTCACTGGCAAAGCCCTGACCCTTACCGTCGACGAAGTGCTCAACCGCACCAAAGGCCTGATCGATGCGGGCTCGCAGTTCAACCTGCAGGGGCGCTCGCTGGTGAACGACGGCGGCGAATTGCTCAGTCAGCAAGGCATGCTGTTGAACCTCTCCGGCGCCTTTGATAACACCTCGGGCAAGGTCAGCAGCGAAGGCACGCTGACGGTCAACAATGCGAAACTGACTAACGTAAAAGGCAGCCTGTCCAGTGCTGCGGACTTGATGTTGAACAGCGACGCCAGCATCGACAATCAGGGCGGCGAGATCGTCACCGACGGCGCGCTGCTATTGAACAGCGCCAGCCTCGACAACCGCCAGCAAGGCAAGCTCAGCGGTAAAGGTGCGGTCACGGTCACCACCGGCGCTTTTGATAACAGCAACGGTCGACTGAGCAGCGCCGACACCCTGAACCTCACGGCTGGCCAGGTCACTAACAGTGGCGACGGCAGTATCGGCAGTCAGAACGCGCTGACGGCTTCGGTCAGCGGGCTTGATCAACAGGGCGGCAAGCTGTTCAGCAACACGCAACTAAGCCTGGACCTGAACCACGGCCAGTTGAGCAACATCGGTGGTTTGATCAACGCTCCGGGCGCACTGCTGCTCAAGCAACTCAACGGCGTCAACAACCAGGGCGGCACGATTTCCAGCGCCGAGGCGTTCAGCCTGATCGCGCAAAGCCTCGACAACAGCAACGGCAAACTCTTGAGCAATCAGGGCTTGACCCTGCGCATCGCGGCCGCGCTGGACAACGTCAAAGGCATGATCGGCGCAGCCACCATCGACGCGCGCGCCGCCAGCCTGAACAACAGCGGCGGCAATCTGGTCAGCCGTGGCGACCTCGGCCTGACCGTCGACGGATTGCTGCGCAACGACGCCAAGGGCTTGCTCAGTGCGACGCAGTCCATCGAGATCACCAGCGCCGAGTTGAACAACCGCAACAGTGGTTTGATCAACAGCCAAGGCAACCTGACGCTGACCGCCACCGGGCTGGATTCCAGCGACGGCGGCGAAGTCTCCGCTGGTGGTGACATCGACCTGAAGCTGACGTCCTTGACCCAGAACGGCGGACGCCTGGTGGGTGACAAAGCCGTCACTCTCGATCTGGCCAATGGCGATCTCGACAACCAGCGCGGCGTGCTCACGGCGCAAGGGCCATTGACGCTCAAACGTCTGCGTGACGTGAACAACCAGGGTGGCGAGATTTCCAGCAACCTCGGTTTTGAGCTGATTGCCCGCGCCGTGAACAACAGCGCCGGCAAAATCATCAGCGGTGAAAAGCTGCTGTTGCGTGGCACCGACCTGCTCAACCAGAAAGGCTTGATCTCCGGTTGGCAAGGACTCACCGTCAATGCCAACAGCCTGGACAACCGCAACAGCGGCACGCTCTCCAGCAAGTTCGCCGATGTCTCGGTCGACCTCAAAAATGCGCTGCTCAACAGCGACGCGGGGGCCTTAGTTGCCCAAGGCAATCTGCACGTCAAGGCGGGCAGTCTCGACAACAACAAGGGCAATCTGAGCAGTGGCGCAGGGCAAGTCCTGACGCTGGGCGGTGCGCTCAATAACAGCCAAGGCCTGATCTACAGTGGTGCGGCGCTGGATGTCGTCAGCACGGCGTTCACCAATGCCGGCGGCTCAATCAATGTCGAACAGGCGTTCACCGCCACGGCCTCAGGTCTGGACAACAACGGTGGCCAGATCGCCAGCAACGCCGCGATCACCCTCAACCTGAGCGGAGACTTGAACAACAACGCCGGCAAACTCGCGAGCAGCGGCGCGATGTTGATCAAGGGCGTCACCGATCTGCGCAATCAGAACGGCCAGATCGCCAGCCAGAAAACACTGGAGGCGCGCACCGCTTCGCTGGACAACAGCAACAAGGGCACCCTCGCGGCGAACGACCAGTTGCAGATCACCGCAATGGGCGCCGTCAACAACAGCGCCGACGGTCTGATCTACAGCCAGAAGGCCGGCGTGCAACTGAACGCAGCCAGCCTGCGCAACGGTAAAGGTTCGATCCAGAGCGATGGCGCGTTGACCCTCGAAGTCAGCGGTGACTTCGACAACCAGAGCGGCAAGGTCATCGCGCAAAATGGCAATGTCTTTGTCAACGCGGCCAATATCGATAACCGTGGCGGCACGCTGTCCAGCATCAAAGGTGCCCTGGAAGCGCGCACCGTCGGTGTGCTGCGCAACGGTTTTGACCTCAATAACAATCGCCAGGGCGGCATCATTCAGGCGCAGGGCCTAACCCTGGCGGCACTGGCGGGTCTGGACAACAACGGCGGGCGGATTTCGGCGCAAGCGGCAGACCTCGGCATCACCACTGCGGCGCTCGATAACAGCAATGGCGTGCTGTATTCGAAAGGACTGTTGGGCGTCACCGGCGCAAGCCTGGAAAACGCTGGCGGGCAGATCGCTGCCAACCGCATCGACTTCGGCCTCAGTGGTGCATTACGCAACGGCACGGGTGTCATCGAAACCGATAGCCAACTGAGCGTAAAAGCTGCCAGCGTCGACAATCAGAATGGACGTCTGCGTTCACTGGGCAACACCGGCAAAACCCTGTTCCAGATCGGCGGTTTGCTCGACAACCGCAACGGCGTGCTGGAAACCGCCAACACCGACATGACCCTGGCCGTCGGCGGCCTCCTCAATGCCGGCGGGCAACTCAACCACGTTGGGCGCGGCAAGTTCGACGTCTCTACCGCCAATGTCATTGGCGCCGGCGGCAGCATCGTCACCGGCGGGCTGCTGGAACTCAACGCCGACAGCTGGAGCAACTCCAGCGTCATTCAAGCCGGGCGCCTTAGCGTCAACGTCGGACAATTCAGCCAGACCGCCAGTGGCAAATTATTGGCTTCCGATTCCCTGCAGATCCGTGGCGGCAACTGGAGCAACGATGGCTTGATCGCCAGTGATGGCATCCTCGATATGCAAATCGGCGGAACCTATGCTGGCAGCGGCCGCTTGACCAGTCAGCGCGGCGCTTACCTTTCCGCCGCGCAAATGAACGTAGCGGCGGGTGGCAGTTTTGCGGTAGGCGCCACGTCGACCGTCAATATCGGCGGGCAACTCAGCAACGCCGGACGCATGACCTCCAGCGAAGACCTGACGATCAACGCGGGCAGCGTTGCCAACTACGGCACTCTGGGCGCGGCGCAGAACCTCATCATCAACACGCCTTCGTTGCTCAACGATCGCGGGCTGATTTTCAGCGGCAACAACATGACCCTCAGCGTCAGCACGCTAACCAACCAGAACGGTGATTTCTACGGTCTGGGCGATGTGGTGATCGGCGGGTATGCCGGCGCGGCGCGGGCAGCGGGGGTGTACAACATTTCCGGCTCGATGGAGAGCGGGCGCGGGTTTACGCTCAGTGCCGATGTGTTTGAAAACCGCACGGAAGGGCCGACGGCGTCGGTTGAACGCAAGCTCATCTCCGGATTGATTGCAGCCAGCTGTGGCGACTGTGTTGGCGGCACCTTCAACAACTTCCTCGCCACTCGCGAGACTTACCAATTCTTCGACACCGATACCAGCGCTTCGGCGATGTTCAACGTCGGCAAGGATTTCACTTTCCAGGGTGGCACGTTCCTCAACAGCAAAAGCACGATAGCGGCGGGTGGCAACATCACCATCACTGCCGACAGCTTGAAGAACATTGGCGCCAAGAGCGGGACCGTCGAAGTCACGCGTCAATACAACTTCGAGATGGGCACGGGCACCACGGCGCAATTCATGGCCAACGTGATCTTGCCGTACAACCAGCGTAACAACCCTGATTTCCCTTTTGTGTATTACGTCATCGCGCCGGAAGGCCTGATCCGTAAAGCGATCGCTAAAACCGTGGGCAATGGCATCGTCATCGTCGACGCCGAGACGGGCGAAAACGTCGGTAGCCGCAAGTATGGCCGAGCCATGTCTGGCTATACCGCGGGCTTTGAAACCTCAACGCCTTCGCTGTATGACCCGAATAATCTGATGGCAATACCGAGTGAACTGGCACCGTTCGAAAAAGGCGTTGCTGTCGAGAAGCCGGTGAACAGTACGGGAACCACCGATACCACGAACTCGCGCAATGCAGTGATTCAGGCCGGCGGCAATGTCTCGATCACCGCCACCCGGGAAGTTGAAAACAGCGTTATCCATCAGGATTACAGCTCGACCGGTGGCACCAACAAAGTTGCTGATACCTCGGTCGGCAACAGCGGCACTGTCGTTGTCCACATCAACAGCCAACTGCCGCCGGACCTTGCGCAACAGCAAGTCAATCCGCTGAGCCTGCCTGGCTTCTCTCTGCCGACGGGCGAGAACGGTTTGTTCCGTCTGAGCGGGCAGGGCAGCAGTGGCGCCACAGCCGGCAACACCGGGCCAGCGCCAACGTGGACGGTCGGCAGCGAATCGGTGAATGCCCAGGATCATATGGTCGCCGGCAGCAGCAGCGGGCCGCGCAATCTGTTTATCGATGCGCCTGCGCCGGTGTCCGACAGTACCCGCGCCGTCGATACATTCCACCGTACGCCAAGTATGGTTCAGGCAGTCGCCAGTACCGTCGATACAAAAGTGCCGGAGAGTTCTGCCGGCACGGGCAAGCCCGGCCGCGGTAACGACATCAAAGAGTCGATCGACACCCGTGCGGTCACGCGTGTCACCGGCCTACCAGACACCACGGCGCCGTCAAATCCGCACAAATACCTGATCGAAACCAACCCGGTACTCACCGACCTCAAGTCGTTCATGAGCTCGGATTATCTGCTGGAAAAACTCGGCTACAACCCCGATCAAAGCGCCAAACGCCTCGGCGATGGCCTCTACGAACAACGCCTGATCCAGCAAGCCGTCACCGCCCGCACCGGCCAGGCTTTCCTCGATGGCCAGACCTCCAACGAGGGCATGTTCAAGTACCTGATGAACAACGCCATCGCCAGCAAGGACGCGCTCAACCTGTCGGTTGGCGTCGGCCTCACGTCGCAGCAAGTCGCCGCGCTGACCCACGACATCGTCTGGCTCGAAGAGCACGAAGTGAATGGCGAAAAGGTGTTGGTGCCGGTGGTTTATCTGGCCCAGGCCAACGGCCGTTTGGGCCCGACCGGGGCGTTGATTGCTGGTAACGATGTGACGCTGATCGCCGGTGAAAACCTCGACAACGTCGGCACGCTCAAAGCCACCAACAACCTCTCCGCCACGGCGGGCAAGGATCTGGTCAACAGTGGCTCGATCGAGGCGGGCAACCGTCTGGACCTGCTGGCCACCAACAACATCGTCAACAAGGCCGGCGGCATCATTGCCGGCAAGGACGTCAGCCTGACCACGCGCACGGGCGATGTGATCAACGAACGAACCATCACCTCGATGGACGACCAGTACGGCACCGTCACCCGGCATCAGGACTTTGCCGACAACGCTGCGTGGATCGAAGCCGCCAACGACCTGACCGTCAAAGCGGCCAAGGACATCAACGTCATTGGCGGCGTGATGAAAAGCGGTCAGGACATGGCGTTGAATGCCGGGCGTGATGTCAATGTGTCGTCTGTGCAGGTCAACGACAGTGCCTCGCTGGGCTGGAGGGGAGCTGTCAGCAGTGTCACGCAACTGGGCGCCGATATTGATGCCGGGCGTGATTTCAAGGCTGATGCCAAGCGCGACATCAATGTGATTGCCAGTGAGATTGATGCCAAGCGTGATGTGTCGATAAAAGCCACTGACAACGTGGTCATCACCTCGGCGGCGGACGAGGAGCATTCGCGCTCCAAAAACAAGAACATGACTCGTCAAGAGGATCATGTCACTCAAGTCATGTCAGGTATTACTGCTGGGGGCGACGTCAAGCTGGATGCGGGCAAAGACCTGAGTGTGATTTCCAGCCGTGTTACAGCGGGTGATGAAGCCTACCTGGTTGCAGGAGACCGCCTCGAACTCCTGGCCGCGCAAGATACGGATTACTCGTTGTATGACATGAAGAAAAAAGGCAGCTTCGGCAAGCTTAAGATGCAGCACGATGAGGTGACCGACATTAAGCACATCGGCTCCGAAATCAAGGCCGGTGGCAACCTGACGCTGTCGAGCAAGGGTGATCAGCTATATCAAGTCGCCAAACTGGAAAGTGGCAACAACCTCACGCTGGACAGTGGCGGGGCGATTACTTTTCAGGGGGTCAAGGACCTCCATGACGAAAACCATACCAAGACCAACAACAGCGTTGGCTGGGTGTCCTCCAAAGGTCGCGGCAATACCGACGAGACCTTGCGCCAAACCCAGATGATCGCCAAGGGCAATATCGTTATCAAGGCGGTCGATGGCCTGAAAATCGACATCAAGGATGTGAATCAGCAATCCGTCAGCCAGACCATTGACGCTATGGTCAAGGCTGATCCGCAGTTGGCCTGGTTGAAAGATGCCGAGGCCCGGGGGGACGTGGATTGGCAGCGGGTGAAGGAAATTCACGAGTCTTTCAAATACGAGAACTCGGGACTGGGCCCGGCAGCACAAATAGCAATCGCCATCATGATGTCCTTCGTGATGGGGCCGGCAGGGCTGGGCTTGGTCGGCGGTGGCTTCGGTGGGGCAGTCGCCACAAGTCTGGCAACCACGGGCGTTACCAGCACCATTAATAACAAGGGTGATCTCGGGGCCGCTTTCAAGGAGACCTTCAGTGCCGGGAGCTTGAAAAATGCGGCTATTGCCGGGTTTACGGCGGGCATGCTCGATTATGCAGATACTAACTGGTTTGCGGCTGGTGGCAGTAAAACCGCAAATATCCTGACCAGCAGCAATATTACTGATGTCGCCATCCGCACGACGGGGCGCGCGATTATCTCCAGCGGTATTTCCACCACCATTGGTGGCGGTAGCTTTGGTGACAACTTTGGAGCGGCGTTGCTGGGTGAGGCGAGCAGTGTCGCCATGGCGACCGGGTTCAAATTTGTTGGCGATCAAACGATCAAATTCCCGGAAGGCGGCGTAGTAAAAGTTGTCGCGCATGCGCTGATGGGGGGCTTGCTTTCCGAGGTAACAGGTGGGGATTTTGCTACAGGGGCCGCGGCGGCCGGGCTGAACGAAGCGGCGATGAACGTCCTCGTGAAGTTCGCAGGCGGCAACGACCAAATGCAGGTGATGCTGTCGCAGTTAACAGGTGTGTTGGCGGCCGCTGCTGTGGATGGAGACTCCCAGCTAGGGGCGACCATCGCGGGGAATGCTACGACGTATAACTATCTCTATCACCGTGAGGTGAAAGAGATGCTGGCCGAAATAGACAGCAAAGACACCGATGCGGAAAAGCAAGCTGTTCGAGATAGATACGAAGCGCTTAACAAGCAGCGAGAACTGGATCGCGATGCGGTTTGTAGAGAGTCAATTGAAAGCTGCCGTAAAATTGCGAATGAGCTGGCAGACGATGATCGTAAATTCTCGGACCTGATCAAAGAATTAAGGACTGAAGGAAAGGGGGGAGAAGCTGCCTGGGTTGGTGATATTCAGGCGGGCAATTTGAACTCTACCGGTTCGATGGCTTCTGTCGTGAAGTCACTCAGCGGAGGTGAACTCACACGATTCGTTGCGGATATGGTCAAGCTGGGGATTGGCCTCATACCGGGAAATGCCTCGGCTAAGTCCAAGGAGATCGGAACCATAACGACGAGAATTACAAAAAATGAGACGCGCCTTGGTGGCCAGGGTGGAGAGCCGGGAATAAAAATCGTGTACAAAGACGGTACTGAGTTTGATATGACCCGAACGAGGGTTAAGGAAACGGAGTTAAATCCCTATGTTCCGGGAAAGGCCAGGCCGATAAGGTTCGAGGATGCTGTCAATAATAAGGGAGACAAGCGTGCACCAACCAAAGAGGAACTCGACTGGTTCAACAGTATAAAGTGGGATTGA